The Lathyrus oleraceus cultivar Zhongwan6 chromosome 5, CAAS_Psat_ZW6_1.0, whole genome shotgun sequence genome includes the window aaaagctatacgttcgggaaatcactACCCATCCGATTACCGATTAAATTTCAGAtttaacacaacttattcatcacaattttcagcattcctaatcccaattagggtcaattcaacggtttatcactacccattacatgctaacccataatacccattaaacgacgataaacccccttacctgagttaatccggcaactttgagctttcaagcttttccgttctccaacccttgctctctagctcttcctcttgctctgcctctttcaaccgcttctctgagtttcacgtgaaaactttTCTTTTCAAAATGAGActtttctcttatttccaacttatatattttccaatattattattatcccaataataataataattcaataattccaaaataataataataataatccaattatctaattaaattaataaatatattattaacttaatttaaataattaccatattattatcggggtgttacaactctcccccactaaaagagttttcgtcctcgaaaacatacctcaagcgaacaactctgggtaagactccttcatcttactctccagttcccaagtcacattgccacctgctggtcctccccaagctaccttcaccaaggcaatctctttaccccgcaactgcttcaactctcgatcctcgatcctcataggtgatgtttcaacagtcaggttatctctcacctgtacatcatctatttggactacatgcgacggatcatgaatgtacctcctcagctgagacacatgaaaaacctcatgcaaattcgcaagcgacggcggtaaagcgatacgataggctacctctcctatcctctccaaaatctgataaggaccaataaatcgaggtgtcaactttttcgacttcaaagctcgcccaacaccagttatcggagtaacacgaagaaacacatgatctccctcttgaactcaagtgacttcctcctcttatcatgataacccttctgacgactctgagcaattctcatcttctcctgaatcatcttaatcttttccgtagtttgttgaacaatctccggtccaaccacaacactctcaccggactcataccaacataaaggtgtccgacatctcctaccatacaaagcttcaaacggtgccataccaatgctcgaatgaaaactattgttgtaggtaaactcaatcaaaggtaaataacaatcccaagcacctcccttctccagaacacaagccctcaaaagatcctccagtgactgaatcgtcctctcagtctgaccatcagtctgcggatgatatgcagaacttaatctcagcttagttcccaaagccctctgcaaaccttcccagaacttcgatgtaaatctaggatctctgtccgaaacaatactagacggaataccatgcaaacttacaatcttctcaatatacaactcggctaatctctctaacggataatccattctgatcggaatgaaatgagccgactttgtcaatctgtcaacaatcacccaaatagcttcaaaattcttacttgtcctcggtaaaccagaaacaaaatccatactgatactatcccacttccactctggaatagccaacggttgcattagcccagacggcttctgatgctcaatctttgacttctgacaagtcaaacaggaataaacaaaactcgcaatttctttcttcattcccggccaccaaaataactttttcaaatcatgatacatcttcgtagctccaggatgaatactcaggccactacgatgtccttcttctagaatactcttcttaagttcggtaacatccggaatacacacccgattaccaaatttcaaaatgccattctcatcaactctgaattcaccaccttgaccttgattcactagagtcaacttatcaaccaaaagcacatcggatttctgacccttctgatctcatccagaataccactcgttaacttcaacattcccaatttaacactattgtgagtactctcacacaccaaactcaagtctctaaactgctcaattaaatccaattccttaaccattaacatagacatatgcaatgatttccgactcaatgcatcagccactacgtttgctttacccggatggtaattcaaaccaaagtcataatccttcagaaattctaaccatctcctctgtctcatattcagctctttctgatcaaacaaatactttaaacttttatggtcactgaaaacctcaaatcttgacccatacaagtaatgcctccataatttcagaacaaataccacagctgccaactctaaatcatgtgtcggatagttcctctcatgaaccctcagttgtctcgaagcataagctataacctgcttactctgcatcaacacaccacccaaacccaacaatgaagcatcacagtaaacctcaaatgattccgacgaactcggtaatatcagaataggagcagtagtcaaccttctctttaactcttggaaaccttcttcacattttgagtcccaaacaaatgcttgcccctttctagtcaacatcgtcaacggtaacgccaacttagaaaatccctcaatgaacttcctataataaccagccaagccaagaaaacttcaaatctcagcaacagacttcggagcttcccacttagacaccgcttctatcttagaaggatcaacaacaacaccacctcttgaaatcacatgaccaagaaaactaacctcttctaaacaaaattcacactttgacagtttagcaaataacttcttttctcgtagaacttctaaaaccactctcaaatgctcagcatgctcttcttcagatttcgaatacaccaaaatgtcatcaataaacaccaccacaaacttgtctaggtacggatggaaaatcctattcatatactccataaatactccaggcgcattagtcacaccaaaaggcattacagaatactcataatgtccatacctcgttctgaaagcggtcttctgaatatcctcagttttcacacgtatctgatgatacccagatctcaaatctatcttgctgaacacactcgcaccaaccaactggtccatcagatcatcaatcctcggtaaaggataccgattcttgatcgtcactttgttcagttgcctgtagtccacacacaacctcataataccttctttcttcttaaccaataacactggtgcaccccacggtgacacactcggacgaataaacttcttatccaacagatcttccaactgactcttcaattcagttaactcaacagcagacatacggtacggagccatcgatatcggtctagtaccaggtaccaaatcaatcgagaactcaacttcacgctctggcggcaattcattcacttctcccggaaacacatcagggaaatcacacaccacagccagatcacaaatcaccagtttatctttagcctccaaagtcgctaacagcataaacaactctgccccatttgctacttcctcattcacctgcctcgctgatagaaacaaatcctttccttcctcaacctcaggaaatatcacagtcttatcaaaacagttgatataaactcggttacacaccaaccagttcatacccagaataacatcaatctgcactaacggaagacacacaaggtctatcccaaagtctctaccaataccaaaaatactcaaaggacaactcaaacaaactgaagtagtagtcactgaacccttcgcaggagtatcaatcaccatactacccaacatctcagatatctctaacttgagtttcacagcacaatccaaagatataaaggaatgagtagcaccggtgtcaataatagctacaagaggaaaaccatttatataacacgtacctctgatcaaacgatcatctgcagaagtctcagaacccgataaggcaaagaccttgcctcctgactgattctccttcttcggcttaggacactgtggactgatatgacccacctctccacagttgaaacaagttacagtcttcaaccggcactctgcagccaaatgaccacctttgccacacttgaaacacttcatctcagcactggtacactcatggacacgatgtccagcccgaccacatctataacacttagcaggggcactagagtctcccccactaggtctcttcatcccactctgtctctgaaaacctttgccagctgcatacggttttccacgatcattctgattcttgccttttctatcaaccctttgctgatagctctctgctctggctttggaatcctgttcaaaaatcctgcaacaatcaaccaagtcagaaaacactctgatccgttggtatccaatagcctgcttgatctcgggacgtaacccgttctcaaacttcacacatttcgaaaattctccagcagcctcattatagggagtgtaatatttcgacagctctgtgaacttagcagcatactccgtaacagacttgttaccctgcttcaactctaagaactctatctctttctttcctctgacatcttctggaaagtacttcctcatgaatctctctctgaacacaacccaagtgatttcagcattcccagcagtttccaactcagtgcgggtagcaacccaccaatcatcagcttcttctgacagcatatgcgtaccgaacctgaccttctggttatcggaacactcagtcactcggaagattctctcgatctccttcaaccacttctgagcgccatctggatcgtatgctcctttgaacattggaggattgttcttctggaactcactcagttgacgagcagctcccattcccaccacattcggattccctccaagtactccagctagcatacccagagcctcagcaatcgcagcatcgtctctacctcttccagccatctctattctgaaaacccaacgagctaaacaataagtactgatagggttacacaacacctatcccgtacaggggaaacagaataattacgactcgactcgaccgactatgctctgataccactaatgtaacacccttctaaaataccccaatatttaattaaaacaacatataaaacttagagtaattatgcagttaagggtgtcacacacaaacactgtacaccattcaccaatataacggtcatgctctttattgattcaaaacataagcatttgcataaaacgcagcggatagaaatctcatcaatcatgtaaaacattgcatgtaaaatggttcataaccaacaataaaacatttaaaacaagttaaaacatcccatcccgatgttacatctatcagagcacgacccactaaggagactacactagactccaagcattagcttctactcaactcattgctcgttacctgaaaaatagttgtaagggtgagttcctcaatcgatataataagcattataaattatcatgtcatgttaagtaaataacacatttcatcacccaaatcagattacacattcagcaacggcaacatcaactcaatcatactcatactcaatgtcaacacaaccacacgtataatattggaatacatccattcatattatacgccatacatacgttatgcaatgagactccacacatgcggtaccgactattcttgaacatatagttcaagctcaccgatcaatccagatacggctactaagctcactagtcccactcatttgagacctagtgactcactcactaattactcactatgggaattagctacagccccaaaggctatgctatgcacactaatcacctagcatgcaaacatcaacaacaactccacaatgattcactcactaattcctcactatgggaattagctacaaccccaagggctatgctatgcacgctaatcatctagcaatgcaacatcaacgacaatccacaatggacatatgctcacactctaagccatacaatagtccattcacaaatacatgcataatatatacattcacagcattatgcataccatcagacatcatcaacacatgtatcaaaacatcatatcatgtcaaataattaatcacagtattagcacactctactaatacccttaCTGCTCAAgacaacgggaaataatccctattacatcgtacaccaatataggcaaccatcaatttggcacacaacattttaaataacaatttttccactttgcaacagtgttaaccggttaacgccctgggttaaccggttaacgcaggcagaacacgcttcctggcaattcacaacagtgttaaccggttaacgccctgggttaaccggttaacgcaaacagaacagcaGATTCTCAGAaacacaacagtgttaaccggttaacaccctgggttaaccggttaacgcagacaaaacagcaaatttacacaattcaaaacagtgttaaccggttaacaccctgggttaaccggttaacgcaagacagaaagctgttcctgcgctaacacaaggcagaatgcagaatttccgcattttccgccgttggaggacttccggacctccgattccaattccgtgaaaagctatacgttcgggaaatcactACCCATCCGATTACCGATTAAATTTCAGAtttaacacaacttattcatcacaattttcagcattcctaatcccaattagggtcaattcaacggtttatcactacccattacatgctaacccataatacccattaaacgacgataaaccccccttacctgagttaatccggcaactttgagctttcaagcttttccgttctcaaacccttgctctctagctcttcctcttgctctgcctctttcagccgcttctctgagtttcacgtgaaaaccttttctttttcaaaatgagacttttctcttatttccaacttatatattttccaataattattattatcccaataataataataattcaataattccaaaataataataataataatccaattatctaattaaattaataaatatattattaacttaatttaaataattaccatattattatcggggtgttacacaggttccgtctggcatcattgctggcactgtctccagaattgccacagttcctgggacataagtttttagtgcccataaaaaccgtggtaattccttgaatgagtcctcccagttgccgaaaacctgctcaacagcctttgtcctcgcaatccatgctttcttgtaagatggagtataattatatgttgttcggatatgggatataattatactcaccttcactgatgggtctttatttaccaatggcagaatgtctcgacatatcaaagctgtgcttagtttacggtgatcttgttgaacggttgttgcgacgcaactgtgtggtgggtctattgaagcgatctcccaagagtcatttttcttcttgtaagatgcagccaaacgaaacttacaaagcatgttacgacattcgataacataccttctagaatcagtgcgtttcaccgtaaagtcagcaaagttgttcatgtggtattttttgattgccaagacacattcctctttggtacgaaacatgtctccaacctttaattcgcctactggtctcggatacggattatagaagacactgtcggacatttcatcgtcttgaagatccatatttgtcatatgttgaggaggaatataggcatgagtaggaggtattggtggtggttgagcctcatcttcatcgtcgttattcaggatgtgatcaacctgtatctcagtctcctcttcttcttcatcaataacatcgacctctacttctgcttctgggttgagttcatctgaccattgtgcatcatctgcagcatctccaccagctggatcctgatctgttagttaagactgttgagacggtatacatggttgtagagtaatgtacaactcgatacaatccatgcctgaatgttcatgactaagaaacatgctttcaacatcttcatcgtctcgtatctttagggggaaaaacttgcattgaccattctcaaaaaatataggattctgatatgtcatctttgacacaatacctgatgctataaaggattgtattctttttttgaaatgcaaaaaggttgcatttctcttcattgtgactctaatggtatcagtgtttctaaaacaaaaaccatgaagctcagattcaaaagtttcaccgttgcagtgaacgttgatactgtataatgatgaagatgacattttggagatgaaaactattttgcaagtgcagatgaatgtgagtgaagatgaaaaatattttgcagatgataagtattaatgtgagtgaagatgaatgtgagtgaagatgaaaagtattttggagatgaaaagtattttgcaagtgcagatgaatgtgatagtaagacacttaaatagatggtatcagtgtctcacattgaagctagtctgagataccgtgtcaagcatgcaagtaatttctgagatgaggtgtctgtcatgcaatacagtgtgagttgatgtgtcaagcatgctagctagtcaagagttgatgtgtctgtcatgcaagacagtgtgagttgatgtgtcaagcatgctagctagtcaagagttgatgtgtctgtcatgcaagacagaagtgagtattcagcatgcaggatactagagagccacgtgtctgagatgaCGTGTaaatcctgcaagacagtgtgagttgatgtgtcaaccaggcaagctatcaagaagctagtcatcagcatgcaggagacaagacagacacatgtcagacacctaagatggtcagagatgatgtgtcaaccaggcaagctatcaagaagctagtcatcagcatgcaagagacaagacagacacgtgtcggacacctaagatggtcagagatgatgtgtcaatcatgcaagccatcaagaagctagtcatcagcatgcaggagacaagacagacatgtgtcggacacctaagatggtcagagatgatgtgtcaatcatgtaagccatccataagtgatttgttcagcatgcaagagacaacaatgccacttgtcagacatgcagaaggtggcgccaattggtttggcgcctacctttaaggcttgtacatggtcgccaatttgaatggcgcccccatgtagtcagtcctcgaaaccaagcattcagaactagccttgcatgcatgtaccctatggtgtcgccaatttgaatgaCGCCTCCACTTTAATATTGcacatggtcgccaaatgaggtggagacaccatgcaaacacaatttttcatgcactcctccatttgcctataaattgatccactccttcaacaattcttccacaccaacattctcactacttcatctacatttctcactacttcatctacattacttcttttacaatttcatcttcaacaaaatcttccattttcatcttcaacaaaatctaccattttcatctacaccaactccccaacaatatgtctttactcacaatgggcgaagcacacagaggaacagttgcaaacatcgcgacatacgtaagttttttcttatacttcttttttatgtttcatctccaccaaccccattttatttttaaataccgacttagtcaagtgttacattatttctattataggaggtctcaaggtttcgaactcgagtccacgaatttgtcccaatggacccgatgattcaaccttatgttgaactcgccggttttggtcaccttagcaaaattatgtcttggtctatagataacaagttcattctagccttatgcgaaagatggaggccagagacacacacattttggtttccaaccggtgagtgtaccgtgacgttagaagacgtctacatgcttttaggactacgaattgaaggcaaagctgttaatggtaagaccaactatgcaaattcaatttgcatggagcttttaaacactgatttattagatgataatgctaggggacaaggtatactactttcacgcctaaagtcatattataatagtttttatttagatgagcattctaccgaagatgctcgaatcatcaaaactaggtgttacattatgttgttactaggatcctttttatttcccgaaggtagtcgttctagcatgcatattatgtacttacctttacttagacatatagatagaataggtagttatagttggggatccgcatgtctagcctatctctatagttctttgtgcaaaaactcctacaaagatacttctacattttctggatgtgctgttttgctacaagcatggggatggtcaagactaccgtctctagcaccggtcaatagcaaccccttcacttttccatatgcaaaaaagtaagttgtttaaattgctatatctttacttccttccttacagtttattacccataactaatttattttaactttttggtgtagatggtcggcacgcggtatgaattacagcagatgtccgagacactgtattactcaatatcgcaacctgttggatcaccttcgaccggcagacgtaagcaaaataatttcattatttcttcatattatgttgactttttctacattcatttaaatcctatcgtctttaacatttcagttcatttgacgttcataccttaatatggatcatgagcatcagatcaaccctgaagacgcagccgtatggacaacatgcacaccgataatacggttcacaacagtggagctgcacaacaccgaccgtgtgaagctgcagtttggtatggtccagaatatcccagatcccccagctagcctaggagaatggcatatgcgtaaagtgaacgaccaatggaactacaacccttggcaaaccttcgcaagatcagagtgtcgcaagtggaagcaccgtcatgaccatgtcttaactgacgcagtcatgccaaatgaggtaaaaccaagtcgtacttatatggcttggtatagatcagttggatttcaattcatcgccgatgatatgtacctctacgacccacgccagacaagttacacacaagaaggatcaacatctaacccccaacaacattctcagcccggttactcacaaccacctatccgacaaactttccgttccacaaacacacaaacatacaaccaaaacatgccattcacccaaccccaaaaccaagaacatcccccatgccaccaccaacaaatggaccatcaaccttcgaccgaacatcgcttcgcacccacaccatcaccctaccaaagtcgccttacccaaaacactaaccgccccatcacctaccgtagccaagaaccccaaacatcacaataccaaaacatcccacaaccatatctcttccaaacaccccaacaacctttccaacctttcctagacccatcattgtcacccatgtcccccttcaaccgtcccggtcgcctatccatgagtcaaccacaccccaacttctctggcatgggtcatgagctcagctacgccggtacaccatcattgaatactgaagactatgctgagttggctgaatacctcaacggatcttctcctgtaggaggtaatgacgctcctggaccatcagatgaacaaacaccggtgcagaatcgtcaacgtgggttagggccaagggttagggtagctaggggatgtgggaccggaggtcggttaggtgatcccggtcatcaccattaggattctttgtgtaaaatccaaattttattaatatcaattcgtattatgtcaaatttatctttgtgtaaactccaaacattaggtttctttcataattctaaaataaacacatatcataatacaaaaatttataggtcagaaaccctaattcaaggacttgttattgttatgttgaagggcttgaatttggtcccttttggcaaaattcacatacacatattttaacagaaaccctaattttgggtcaacttcgcaaggacctacctcactcatttttaattattttaaggtgggaccaagtgcattggaaaatttaaggtgtctacttcacttgttatgttggacaaaaattcataactctaacacaaacacatgcaataatacaaaacattataggttagATAACAcataaaatgtcaaagagtccaagttcaggtgcccatacctttctcataaaaattgcaaatgatgcaaaactttagtccaaattcattatcttgaaaagatctacaacttttatattgaaggttttgtcatttgaggcttttatcattcaaacgaaagggcttgaagttggtcccttttggcaaaa containing:
- the LOC127087049 gene encoding protein MAIN-LIKE 2-like, with translation MSLLTMGEAHRGTVANIATYEVSRFRTRVHEFVPMDPMIQPYVELAGFGHLSKIMSWSIDNKFILALCERWRPETHTFWFPTGECTVTLEDVYMLLGLRIEGKAVNGKTNYANSICMELLNTDLLDDNARGQGILLSRLKSYYNSFYLDEHSTEDARIIKTRCYIMLLLGSFLFPEGSRSSMHIMYLPLLRHIDRIGSYSWGSACLAYLYSSLCKNSYKDTSTFSGCAVLLQAWGWSRLPSLAPVNSNPFTFPYAKK